From a single Fusobacterium pseudoperiodonticum genomic region:
- a CDS encoding ShlB/FhaC/HecB family hemolysin secretion/activation protein: MKKVITYIFLVFSILSFSNTFNENEDERTILRKEQRLEQERIQEKYENSKDSYQKDTKIEVDKNELKFYISKINLFDDENLLNEIEKENILSKYENKKLGSTDISNILVELTNRLIEKGYVTSTASLSENNNLNSETLNLKIISGKIEKIILNEDDSLDKLKKYFLVSTKEEKVLNVRDLDTTTENFNYLEANNMTMEIIPSDKENYSIIKLKNEMKDKFTISLLTNNYGEDNQNGIWRGGTSINIDSPLGIGDRVYFSYMTVHKKKADRSWKRTTESLKPGEILPIGPKGYDPAKDTLPYKRELDLYNFRYTMKFRDYTLSLGSSRSENISSFYTPTTIYDMETMSSNFSINLDKILWRNQKSKLSLGVGLKRKHNKSYIEDTLLSDRILTIGDISLNGTTVFYGGIFGITLDYERGLRALGASNTPKAEFKKYSLNLNYYKPLTKKLVYRFNTLTSHSKDVLYASEKQSIGGVGSVPGYHRRGNIMGDRAIEIENELSYKIIDSEKIGRLSPYISYSYGAVRNNKNPSVYGKGYVSGASIGLRYSMKYLDIDLGYAKALSHSSYIKPRDREIYFSTSLKIRF, from the coding sequence ATGAAAAAAGTAATAACATATATTTTTCTAGTTTTTAGTATTTTATCTTTTTCAAACACATTTAATGAGAATGAAGATGAAAGAACTATTTTAAGAAAAGAGCAAAGATTAGAACAAGAAAGGATTCAGGAGAAATATGAGAATTCAAAAGATAGTTATCAAAAAGATACAAAAATAGAAGTGGATAAAAATGAGCTTAAATTTTACATTTCTAAAATAAATTTATTTGATGATGAAAATCTCCTTAATGAAATAGAAAAAGAAAATATTTTATCCAAATATGAAAATAAAAAACTGGGTAGTACTGATATTTCAAATATATTAGTAGAATTGACAAATAGATTAATTGAAAAAGGCTATGTTACATCAACAGCATCACTATCTGAAAACAACAACTTAAATTCAGAAACTTTAAATTTAAAAATAATCTCAGGAAAAATTGAAAAAATAATACTCAATGAAGATGATTCTTTAGATAAGTTAAAGAAGTATTTTTTAGTGTCTACAAAAGAAGAAAAGGTACTAAATGTTAGAGATTTAGATACTACAACAGAGAATTTTAATTATCTTGAAGCAAATAATATGACTATGGAAATTATTCCGAGCGATAAAGAAAATTATTCAATAATAAAATTAAAAAATGAGATGAAAGATAAATTTACTATATCTCTTTTAACTAATAATTATGGAGAAGATAATCAAAATGGTATTTGGAGAGGTGGAACTTCAATAAATATAGATAGTCCATTAGGGATTGGCGACAGAGTATACTTCTCATATATGACAGTACACAAAAAGAAAGCTGATAGAAGTTGGAAAAGAACAACAGAAAGTCTAAAACCAGGAGAAATATTACCAATAGGTCCAAAAGGTTATGACCCAGCGAAAGATACTCTACCATACAAAAGAGAATTAGACTTATATAATTTTAGATATACTATGAAATTTAGAGACTATACTCTATCTTTGGGAAGTAGTAGAAGTGAAAATATTAGTAGTTTTTACACTCCAACTACTATCTATGATATGGAAACTATGAGCAGTAATTTCTCCATTAATTTAGATAAAATTCTATGGAGAAATCAAAAAAGTAAATTAAGTTTAGGAGTAGGATTAAAAAGAAAGCATAATAAAAGCTATATAGAGGATACTCTTTTATCAGATAGAATATTGACTATAGGGGATATTTCTTTAAATGGAACAACAGTATTTTATGGTGGGATATTTGGAATAACTTTAGATTATGAAAGAGGTTTAAGAGCTCTTGGGGCTTCTAATACTCCAAAAGCAGAGTTCAAAAAATATAGTTTAAATCTTAATTACTATAAGCCATTAACAAAAAAATTAGTATACAGATTTAATACTTTAACAAGCCATTCTAAAGATGTTCTATATGCTTCTGAAAAACAATCTATAGGAGGAGTAGGTTCTGTTCCAGGTTATCATAGAAGAGGAAATATTATGGGAGATAGAGCTATAGAGATTGAAAATGAACTATCATACAAGATAATAGACTCCGAAAAAATAGGGAGATTAAGTCCATATATAAGCTATTCATATGGAGCAGTTAGAAATAATAAAAATCCTTCTGTTTATGGAAAAGGCTATGTTAGTGGGGCATCAATAGGTTTGAGATATAGTATGAAATATTTAGATATTGATTTAGGATATGCGAAGGCTTTATCGCATTCAAGCTATATCAAACCAAGAGACAGAGAAATATATTTTAGTACAAGTTTGAAAATAAGATTTTAA